A region from the Toxotes jaculatrix isolate fToxJac2 chromosome 2, fToxJac2.pri, whole genome shotgun sequence genome encodes:
- the LOC121199884 gene encoding uncharacterized protein LOC121199884 isoform X1, with amino-acid sequence MNRSDTVITSLDHTGTQCASKYQPNLRMPHDGQDHSRVNRGIRLPSCVSSVEVNLEVNQSPTVTVPRSRINGNLRLASIFSSGLASAISIFFIGLVSGAAGGLLLGATAVVVLQSLELLADNRLLMDQLENYTMAFPYKEKGTSVRTNNELVLNNHISLLVEEFATFSSTLSLAVGMFIGLSTYKLVIKKYGEAAMGKAFALAGPVCLTSVTATGYILGRAFKGFLSIASSVTLYTWFFIIPFSLVLTIFSVLPFSAVLCSYSNQTVRYTVWLFKPSLLFTILLIDLFSITKLILMVGLFPMLFSLIPLNTRDFQLTIVPIALMLIVTDIFNVAEQPIVTLQSPTSTNTSSAVLEGMFVGVLTSQMGAVVIGMSLFVSWQSGGAGKTCASAAASGGAVLGAIKLALPVLGPGPTIGALMGVAGAVGVSLSAAGAATNCYGQAVGHYGWVGWVGVTVGAAVGAFLSSCAHSGLSGMFMGLCAAMIPAGLKLLILSPWEKFQLCFYIIITICFLIWLYLTCTLACAAVLFLITAYTLIGTVVYGFIQAFKFLHSKCNSH; translated from the exons ATGAACCGATCTGACACTG TAATCACTTCTCTTGATCATACTGGCACCCAGTGTGCTTCCAAAT ATCAGCCGAATCTTCGGATGCCTCATGATGGACAGGACCACAGCAGGGTCAACAG AGGCATCAGACTGCCTTCCTGTGTTAGCTCTG TTGAGGTGAACCTGGAGGTGAACCAGAGTCCCACTGTTACAGTACCACGCAGCAGGATCAATGG aaatCTGCGACTAGCCTCCATTTTCTCCTCTG GGTTGGCATCAGctatttctatatttttcatTGGACTGGTGTCGGGAGCTGCAGGAGGTCTGCTGCTGGGAGCGACAGCCGTCGTTGTGCTTCAGTCCCTGGAGCTTCTGGCTGACAACAGGCTGCTCATGGATCAGTTAGAAAACTACACTATGGCTTTCCCTTATAAGGAAAAAGGCACATCAGTAAGGACCAATAATGAACTTGTACTTAACAACCACATCTCCCTTTTAGTCGAGGAGTTTGCTACGTTTTCCTCAACTTTGTCATTAGCTGTAGGCATGTTTATTGGATTATCAACATACAAACTGGTGATTAAAAAATATGGTGAAGCAGCAATGGGAAAGGCGTTTGCTTTGGCTGGGCCGGTGTGTCTCACAAGTGTCACTGCAACTGGGTACATTCTGGGTCGAGCTTTTAAAGGTTTTCTATCAATTGCTTCCAGTGTTACACTTTACACTTGGTTTTTTATTATTCCTTTCTCATTAGTTTTAactatattttctgttttaccttTCTCTGCTGTCTTATGCAGTTACAGTAATCAAACTGTTCGATATACAGTTTGGCTTTTTAAACCATCACTTTTATTCACTATATTactgattgatttattttcaataaCAAAATTGATTCTTATGGTTGGTTTATTTCCAATGCTTTTCAGTCTAATTCCATTAAACACAAGGGACTTCCAACTAACCATTGTGCCAATTGCTCTGATGTTGATCGTAACTGATATATTTAATGTTGCAGAGCAGCCAATAGTCACCTTACAGTCACCAACATCCACAAACACCAGTAGTGCTGTACTAGAGGGCATGTTTGTTGGAGTTTTGACGTCTCAGATGGGGGCAGTTGTTATAGGAATGTCATTATTTGTGTCTTGGCAAAGCGGTGGAGCAGGCAAAACTTGTGCTAGTGCTGCAGCTTCTGGTGGAGCAGTTTTAGGTGCTATAAAGTTAGCTCTACCTGTTCTGGGTCCTGGTCCCACCATCGGAGCTCTGATGGGGGTGGCAGGGGCAGTAGGTGTGTCTCTTTCTGCAGCAGGGGCAGCAACAAATTGCTATGGACAAGCAGTAGGACACTATGGATGGGTAGGGTGGGTTGGGGTGACAGTGGGGGCAGCTGTAGGAGCTTTTCTGTCCTCATGTGCCCACAGTGGGCTGTCAGGGATGTTCATGGGTCTGTGTGCAGCTATGATTCCTGCTGGACTTAAACTGCTAATTTTGTCCCCATGGGAGAAGTTTCAGCTTTGTTTCTATATAATAATAACTATATGTTTTTTAATATGGCTATATCTTACTTGCACCTTAGCAtgtgctgcagttttgtttttaatcacagctTATACATTAATAGGTACAGTTGTGTATGGTTTCATCCAGGCTTTTAAATTCCTTCACTCAAAGTGTAACTCTCATTGA
- the LOC121199884 gene encoding uncharacterized protein LOC121199884 isoform X2, with product MNRSDTDQPNLRMPHDGQDHSRVNRGIRLPSCVSSVEVNLEVNQSPTVTVPRSRINGNLRLASIFSSGLASAISIFFIGLVSGAAGGLLLGATAVVVLQSLELLADNRLLMDQLENYTMAFPYKEKGTSVRTNNELVLNNHISLLVEEFATFSSTLSLAVGMFIGLSTYKLVIKKYGEAAMGKAFALAGPVCLTSVTATGYILGRAFKGFLSIASSVTLYTWFFIIPFSLVLTIFSVLPFSAVLCSYSNQTVRYTVWLFKPSLLFTILLIDLFSITKLILMVGLFPMLFSLIPLNTRDFQLTIVPIALMLIVTDIFNVAEQPIVTLQSPTSTNTSSAVLEGMFVGVLTSQMGAVVIGMSLFVSWQSGGAGKTCASAAASGGAVLGAIKLALPVLGPGPTIGALMGVAGAVGVSLSAAGAATNCYGQAVGHYGWVGWVGVTVGAAVGAFLSSCAHSGLSGMFMGLCAAMIPAGLKLLILSPWEKFQLCFYIIITICFLIWLYLTCTLACAAVLFLITAYTLIGTVVYGFIQAFKFLHSKCNSH from the exons ATGAACCGATCTGACACTG ATCAGCCGAATCTTCGGATGCCTCATGATGGACAGGACCACAGCAGGGTCAACAG AGGCATCAGACTGCCTTCCTGTGTTAGCTCTG TTGAGGTGAACCTGGAGGTGAACCAGAGTCCCACTGTTACAGTACCACGCAGCAGGATCAATGG aaatCTGCGACTAGCCTCCATTTTCTCCTCTG GGTTGGCATCAGctatttctatatttttcatTGGACTGGTGTCGGGAGCTGCAGGAGGTCTGCTGCTGGGAGCGACAGCCGTCGTTGTGCTTCAGTCCCTGGAGCTTCTGGCTGACAACAGGCTGCTCATGGATCAGTTAGAAAACTACACTATGGCTTTCCCTTATAAGGAAAAAGGCACATCAGTAAGGACCAATAATGAACTTGTACTTAACAACCACATCTCCCTTTTAGTCGAGGAGTTTGCTACGTTTTCCTCAACTTTGTCATTAGCTGTAGGCATGTTTATTGGATTATCAACATACAAACTGGTGATTAAAAAATATGGTGAAGCAGCAATGGGAAAGGCGTTTGCTTTGGCTGGGCCGGTGTGTCTCACAAGTGTCACTGCAACTGGGTACATTCTGGGTCGAGCTTTTAAAGGTTTTCTATCAATTGCTTCCAGTGTTACACTTTACACTTGGTTTTTTATTATTCCTTTCTCATTAGTTTTAactatattttctgttttaccttTCTCTGCTGTCTTATGCAGTTACAGTAATCAAACTGTTCGATATACAGTTTGGCTTTTTAAACCATCACTTTTATTCACTATATTactgattgatttattttcaataaCAAAATTGATTCTTATGGTTGGTTTATTTCCAATGCTTTTCAGTCTAATTCCATTAAACACAAGGGACTTCCAACTAACCATTGTGCCAATTGCTCTGATGTTGATCGTAACTGATATATTTAATGTTGCAGAGCAGCCAATAGTCACCTTACAGTCACCAACATCCACAAACACCAGTAGTGCTGTACTAGAGGGCATGTTTGTTGGAGTTTTGACGTCTCAGATGGGGGCAGTTGTTATAGGAATGTCATTATTTGTGTCTTGGCAAAGCGGTGGAGCAGGCAAAACTTGTGCTAGTGCTGCAGCTTCTGGTGGAGCAGTTTTAGGTGCTATAAAGTTAGCTCTACCTGTTCTGGGTCCTGGTCCCACCATCGGAGCTCTGATGGGGGTGGCAGGGGCAGTAGGTGTGTCTCTTTCTGCAGCAGGGGCAGCAACAAATTGCTATGGACAAGCAGTAGGACACTATGGATGGGTAGGGTGGGTTGGGGTGACAGTGGGGGCAGCTGTAGGAGCTTTTCTGTCCTCATGTGCCCACAGTGGGCTGTCAGGGATGTTCATGGGTCTGTGTGCAGCTATGATTCCTGCTGGACTTAAACTGCTAATTTTGTCCCCATGGGAGAAGTTTCAGCTTTGTTTCTATATAATAATAACTATATGTTTTTTAATATGGCTATATCTTACTTGCACCTTAGCAtgtgctgcagttttgtttttaatcacagctTATACATTAATAGGTACAGTTGTGTATGGTTTCATCCAGGCTTTTAAATTCCTTCACTCAAAGTGTAACTCTCATTGA
- the LOC121199884 gene encoding uncharacterized protein LOC121199884 isoform X6 has protein sequence MNRSDTDQPNLRMPHDGQDHSRVNRGIRLPSCVSSGLASVISIFCIGLVSGAAGGLLLGATAVVVLQSLELLADNRLLMDQLENYTMAFPYKEKGTSVRTNNELVLNNHISLLVEEFATFSSTLSLAVGMFIGLSTYKLVIKKYGEAAMGKAFALAGPVCLTSVTATGYILGRAFKGFLSIASSVTLYTWFFIIPFSLVLTIFSVLPFSAVLCSYSNQTVRYTVWLFKPSLLFTILLIDLFSITKLILMVGLFPMLFSLIPLNTRDFQLTIVPIALMLIVTDIFNVAEQPIVTLQSPTSTNTSSAVLEGMFVGVLTSQMGAVVIGMSLFVSWQSGGAGKTCASAAASGGAVLGAIKLALPVLGPGPTIGALMGVAGAVGVSLSAAGAATNCYGQAVGHYGWVGWVGVTVGAAVGAFLSSCAHSGLSGMFMGLCAAMIPAGLKLLILSPWEKFQLCFYIIITICFLIWLYLTCTLACAAVLFLITAYTLIGTVVYGFIQAFKFLHSKCNSH, from the exons ATGAACCGATCTGACACTG ATCAGCCGAATCTTCGGATGCCTCATGATGGACAGGACCACAGCAGGGTCAACAG AGGCATCAGACTGCCTTCCTGTGTTAGCTCTG GGTTGGCATCAGTTATTTCCATATTTTGCATTGGGCTGGTGTCGGGAGCTGCAGGAGGTCTGCTGCTGGGAGCGACAGCCGTCGTTGTGCTTCAGTCCCTGGAGCTTCTGGCTGACAACAGGCTGCTCATGGATCAGTTAGAAAACTAC ACTATGGCTTTCCCTTATAAGGAAAAAGGCACATCAGTAAGGACCAATAATGAACTTGTACTTAACAACCACATCTCCCTTTTAGTCGAGGAGTTTGCTACGTTTTCCTCAACTTTGTCATTAGCTGTAGGCATGTTTATTGGATTATCAACATACAAACTGGTGATTAAAAAATATGGTGAAGCAGCAATGGGAAAGGCGTTTGCTTTGGCTGGGCCGGTGTGTCTCACAAGTGTCACTGCAACTGGGTACATTCTGGGTCGAGCTTTTAAAGGTTTTCTATCAATTGCTTCCAGTGTTACACTTTACACTTGGTTTTTTATTATTCCTTTCTCATTAGTTTTAactatattttctgttttaccttTCTCTGCTGTCTTATGCAGTTACAGTAATCAAACTGTTCGATATACAGTTTGGCTTTTTAAACCATCACTTTTATTCACTATATTactgattgatttattttcaataaCAAAATTGATTCTTATGGTTGGTTTATTTCCAATGCTTTTCAGTCTAATTCCATTAAACACAAGGGACTTCCAACTAACCATTGTGCCAATTGCTCTGATGTTGATCGTAACTGATATATTTAATGTTGCAGAGCAGCCAATAGTCACCTTACAGTCACCAACATCCACAAACACCAGTAGTGCTGTACTAGAGGGCATGTTTGTTGGAGTTTTGACGTCTCAGATGGGGGCAGTTGTTATAGGAATGTCATTATTTGTGTCTTGGCAAAGCGGTGGAGCAGGCAAAACTTGTGCTAGTGCTGCAGCTTCTGGTGGAGCAGTTTTAGGTGCTATAAAGTTAGCTCTACCTGTTCTGGGTCCTGGTCCCACCATCGGAGCTCTGATGGGGGTGGCAGGGGCAGTAGGTGTGTCTCTTTCTGCAGCAGGGGCAGCAACAAATTGCTATGGACAAGCAGTAGGACACTATGGATGGGTAGGGTGGGTTGGGGTGACAGTGGGGGCAGCTGTAGGAGCTTTTCTGTCCTCATGTGCCCACAGTGGGCTGTCAGGGATGTTCATGGGTCTGTGTGCAGCTATGATTCCTGCTGGACTTAAACTGCTAATTTTGTCCCCATGGGAGAAGTTTCAGCTTTGTTTCTATATAATAATAACTATATGTTTTTTAATATGGCTATATCTTACTTGCACCTTAGCAtgtgctgcagttttgtttttaatcacagctTATACATTAATAGGTACAGTTGTGTATGGTTTCATCCAGGCTTTTAAATTCCTTCACTCAAAGTGTAACTCTCATTGA
- the LOC121199884 gene encoding uncharacterized protein LOC121199884 isoform X4, translating into MNRSDTVITSLDHTGTQCASKYQPNLRMPHDGQDHSRVNRGIRLPSCVSSGLASVISIFCIGLVSGAAGGLLLGATAVVVLQSLELLADNRLLMDQLENYIMGDDYYLEREAKKILQWETYNQVHDIHISIFAELFGVFSSALSLPVGIFVGFSTYQLIIKKWAVGKAFALAGPVCLMGVTSTGYLLGLFFESFLSITLNVSILIWFIVSATVVIVVPVTIEHCFRLHSSYMDVLGGGLLTPGAALIVFVTSFLSEMRLILASVLIPAIIFLRELEKSHSFKLTVTPIPLMLIITDVFHIARQPIVTLQSPTSTNTSSAVLEGMFVGVLTSQLWTIVIGMSLFVSWQSGGAGKTCVSAAASGGAVLGAIKLALPVLGPGPTIGALMGVAGAAGVSLSAAGAVTNRYGQAVGHYGWVGWVGVTVGAAVGTFLSSCAHSGLSGMFMGLCAATIPAGLYLNLLLFHSPSWLFKVCLCINLLTPVILISFTYTGLFYIAFMKFRVVCAYHLGITCASLFICIFF; encoded by the exons ATGAACCGATCTGACACTG TAATCACTTCTCTTGATCATACTGGCACCCAGTGTGCTTCCAAAT ATCAGCCGAATCTTCGGATGCCTCATGATGGACAGGACCACAGCAGGGTCAACAG AGGCATCAGACTGCCTTCCTGTGTTAGCTCTG GGTTGGCATCAGTTATTTCCATATTTTGCATTGGGCTGGTGTCGGGAGCTGCAGGAGGTCTGCTGCTGGGAGCGACAGCCGTCGTTGTGCTTCAGTCCCTGGAGCTTCTGGCTGACAACAGGCTGCTCATGGATCAGTTAGAAAACTACATTATGGGTGATGATTATTATTTGGAAAgagaagccaaaaaaattttacAATGGGAAACTTACAACCAAGTGCATGATATTCACATATCCATATTTGCAGAGctgtttggtgtgttttcctCAGCTCTGTCATTACCTGTAGGCATCTTTGTTGGATTCTCAACATATCAACTGATTATTAAAAAATGGGCAGTGGGAAAGGCGTTTGCTTTGGCTGGACCGGTGTGTCTAATGGGTGTCACCTCAACTGGATACTTATTGGGTCtattttttgaaagttttctATCGATTACTTTAAATGTTAGTATTTTAATATGGTTTATTGTTTCAGCAACAGTAGTAATAGTGGTTCCAGTCACCATTGAACACTGCTTCAGGTTACACTCTTCTTATATGGATGTATTGGGAGGTGGGCTTTTGACACCAGGCGCTGCATTAATTGTGTTTGTAACAAGTTTTTTGTCAGAAATGAGGTTAATTCTTGCAAGTGTTTTGATTCCTGCGATAATATTTCTACGAGAACTTGAAAAATCACATTCCTTCAAACTAACCGTTACACCCATCCCACTGATGTTGATCATTACTGACGTATTTCATATTGCAAGGCAGCCAATAGTCACCTTACAGTCACCAACATCCACTAACACCAGTAGTGCTGTACTAGAGGGCATGTTTGTTGGAGTTTTGACGTCTCAGCTGTGGACGATTGTTATAGGAATGTCATTATTTGTGTCTTGGCAAAGCGGCGGAGCAGGCAAAACCTGTGTTAGTGCTGCAGCTTCTGGTGGAGCAGTTTTAGGTGCAATAAAGTTAGCTCTACCTGTTCTGGGTCCTGGCCCCACCATAGGAGCTCTGATGGGGGTGGCAGGGGCAGCAGGTGTGTCTCTTTCCGCAGCAGGGGCAGTAACAAATCGCTATGGACAAGCAGTAGGACACTATGGATGGGTAGGGTGGGTTGGGGTGACAGTGGGGGCAGCTGTAGGAACTTTTCTGTCCTCATGTGCCCACAGTGGGCTGTCAGGGATGTTCATGGGTCTGTGTGCAGCTACGATTCCTGCTGGACTGTATCTTAACCTGCTGCTTTTCCATTCTCCATCATGGTTGTTTAAGGTATGTTTATGTATAAACCTGCTCACACCTGTAATCCTTATATCATTTACCTACACCGGATTGTTTTATATAGCGTTTATGAAATTTCGTGTCGTATGTGCCTATCATCTGGGAATAACATGTGCATCTCTATTCATATGTATCTTTTTCTGA
- the LOC121199884 gene encoding uncharacterized protein LOC121199884 isoform X7 — translation MMDRTTAGSTGLASVISIFCIGLVSGAAGGLLLGATAVVVLQSLELLADNRLLMDQLENYTMAFPYKEKGTSVRTNNELVLNNHISLLVEEFATFSSTLSLAVGMFIGLSTYKLVIKKYGEAAMGKAFALAGPVCLTSVTATGYILGRAFKGFLSIASSVTLYTWFFIIPFSLVLTIFSVLPFSAVLCSYSNQTVRYTVWLFKPSLLFTILLIDLFSITKLILMVGLFPMLFSLIPLNTRDFQLTIVPIALMLIVTDIFNVAEQPIVTLQSPTSTNTSSAVLEGMFVGVLTSQMGAVVIGMSLFVSWQSGGAGKTCASAAASGGAVLGAIKLALPVLGPGPTIGALMGVAGAVGVSLSAAGAATNCYGQAVGHYGWVGWVGVTVGAAVGAFLSSCAHSGLSGMFMGLCAAMIPAGLKLLILSPWEKFQLCFYIIITICFLIWLYLTCTLACAAVLFLITAYTLIGTVVYGFIQAFKFLHSKCNSH, via the exons ATGATGGACAGGACCACAGCAGGGTCAACAG GGTTGGCATCAGTTATTTCCATATTTTGCATTGGGCTGGTGTCGGGAGCTGCAGGAGGTCTGCTGCTGGGAGCGACAGCCGTCGTTGTGCTTCAGTCCCTGGAGCTTCTGGCTGACAACAGGCTGCTCATGGATCAGTTAGAAAACTAC ACTATGGCTTTCCCTTATAAGGAAAAAGGCACATCAGTAAGGACCAATAATGAACTTGTACTTAACAACCACATCTCCCTTTTAGTCGAGGAGTTTGCTACGTTTTCCTCAACTTTGTCATTAGCTGTAGGCATGTTTATTGGATTATCAACATACAAACTGGTGATTAAAAAATATGGTGAAGCAGCAATGGGAAAGGCGTTTGCTTTGGCTGGGCCGGTGTGTCTCACAAGTGTCACTGCAACTGGGTACATTCTGGGTCGAGCTTTTAAAGGTTTTCTATCAATTGCTTCCAGTGTTACACTTTACACTTGGTTTTTTATTATTCCTTTCTCATTAGTTTTAactatattttctgttttaccttTCTCTGCTGTCTTATGCAGTTACAGTAATCAAACTGTTCGATATACAGTTTGGCTTTTTAAACCATCACTTTTATTCACTATATTactgattgatttattttcaataaCAAAATTGATTCTTATGGTTGGTTTATTTCCAATGCTTTTCAGTCTAATTCCATTAAACACAAGGGACTTCCAACTAACCATTGTGCCAATTGCTCTGATGTTGATCGTAACTGATATATTTAATGTTGCAGAGCAGCCAATAGTCACCTTACAGTCACCAACATCCACAAACACCAGTAGTGCTGTACTAGAGGGCATGTTTGTTGGAGTTTTGACGTCTCAGATGGGGGCAGTTGTTATAGGAATGTCATTATTTGTGTCTTGGCAAAGCGGTGGAGCAGGCAAAACTTGTGCTAGTGCTGCAGCTTCTGGTGGAGCAGTTTTAGGTGCTATAAAGTTAGCTCTACCTGTTCTGGGTCCTGGTCCCACCATCGGAGCTCTGATGGGGGTGGCAGGGGCAGTAGGTGTGTCTCTTTCTGCAGCAGGGGCAGCAACAAATTGCTATGGACAAGCAGTAGGACACTATGGATGGGTAGGGTGGGTTGGGGTGACAGTGGGGGCAGCTGTAGGAGCTTTTCTGTCCTCATGTGCCCACAGTGGGCTGTCAGGGATGTTCATGGGTCTGTGTGCAGCTATGATTCCTGCTGGACTTAAACTGCTAATTTTGTCCCCATGGGAGAAGTTTCAGCTTTGTTTCTATATAATAATAACTATATGTTTTTTAATATGGCTATATCTTACTTGCACCTTAGCAtgtgctgcagttttgtttttaatcacagctTATACATTAATAGGTACAGTTGTGTATGGTTTCATCCAGGCTTTTAAATTCCTTCACTCAAAGTGTAACTCTCATTGA
- the LOC121199884 gene encoding uncharacterized protein LOC121199884 isoform X3: MNRSDTVITSLDHTGTQCASKYQPNLRMPHDGQDHSRVNRGIRLPSCVSSGLASVISIFCIGLVSGAAGGLLLGATAVVVLQSLELLADNRLLMDQLENYTMAFPYKEKGTSVRTNNELVLNNHISLLVEEFATFSSTLSLAVGMFIGLSTYKLVIKKYGEAAMGKAFALAGPVCLTSVTATGYILGRAFKGFLSIASSVTLYTWFFIIPFSLVLTIFSVLPFSAVLCSYSNQTVRYTVWLFKPSLLFTILLIDLFSITKLILMVGLFPMLFSLIPLNTRDFQLTIVPIALMLIVTDIFNVAEQPIVTLQSPTSTNTSSAVLEGMFVGVLTSQMGAVVIGMSLFVSWQSGGAGKTCASAAASGGAVLGAIKLALPVLGPGPTIGALMGVAGAVGVSLSAAGAATNCYGQAVGHYGWVGWVGVTVGAAVGAFLSSCAHSGLSGMFMGLCAAMIPAGLKLLILSPWEKFQLCFYIIITICFLIWLYLTCTLACAAVLFLITAYTLIGTVVYGFIQAFKFLHSKCNSH; encoded by the exons ATGAACCGATCTGACACTG TAATCACTTCTCTTGATCATACTGGCACCCAGTGTGCTTCCAAAT ATCAGCCGAATCTTCGGATGCCTCATGATGGACAGGACCACAGCAGGGTCAACAG AGGCATCAGACTGCCTTCCTGTGTTAGCTCTG GGTTGGCATCAGTTATTTCCATATTTTGCATTGGGCTGGTGTCGGGAGCTGCAGGAGGTCTGCTGCTGGGAGCGACAGCCGTCGTTGTGCTTCAGTCCCTGGAGCTTCTGGCTGACAACAGGCTGCTCATGGATCAGTTAGAAAACTAC ACTATGGCTTTCCCTTATAAGGAAAAAGGCACATCAGTAAGGACCAATAATGAACTTGTACTTAACAACCACATCTCCCTTTTAGTCGAGGAGTTTGCTACGTTTTCCTCAACTTTGTCATTAGCTGTAGGCATGTTTATTGGATTATCAACATACAAACTGGTGATTAAAAAATATGGTGAAGCAGCAATGGGAAAGGCGTTTGCTTTGGCTGGGCCGGTGTGTCTCACAAGTGTCACTGCAACTGGGTACATTCTGGGTCGAGCTTTTAAAGGTTTTCTATCAATTGCTTCCAGTGTTACACTTTACACTTGGTTTTTTATTATTCCTTTCTCATTAGTTTTAactatattttctgttttaccttTCTCTGCTGTCTTATGCAGTTACAGTAATCAAACTGTTCGATATACAGTTTGGCTTTTTAAACCATCACTTTTATTCACTATATTactgattgatttattttcaataaCAAAATTGATTCTTATGGTTGGTTTATTTCCAATGCTTTTCAGTCTAATTCCATTAAACACAAGGGACTTCCAACTAACCATTGTGCCAATTGCTCTGATGTTGATCGTAACTGATATATTTAATGTTGCAGAGCAGCCAATAGTCACCTTACAGTCACCAACATCCACAAACACCAGTAGTGCTGTACTAGAGGGCATGTTTGTTGGAGTTTTGACGTCTCAGATGGGGGCAGTTGTTATAGGAATGTCATTATTTGTGTCTTGGCAAAGCGGTGGAGCAGGCAAAACTTGTGCTAGTGCTGCAGCTTCTGGTGGAGCAGTTTTAGGTGCTATAAAGTTAGCTCTACCTGTTCTGGGTCCTGGTCCCACCATCGGAGCTCTGATGGGGGTGGCAGGGGCAGTAGGTGTGTCTCTTTCTGCAGCAGGGGCAGCAACAAATTGCTATGGACAAGCAGTAGGACACTATGGATGGGTAGGGTGGGTTGGGGTGACAGTGGGGGCAGCTGTAGGAGCTTTTCTGTCCTCATGTGCCCACAGTGGGCTGTCAGGGATGTTCATGGGTCTGTGTGCAGCTATGATTCCTGCTGGACTTAAACTGCTAATTTTGTCCCCATGGGAGAAGTTTCAGCTTTGTTTCTATATAATAATAACTATATGTTTTTTAATATGGCTATATCTTACTTGCACCTTAGCAtgtgctgcagttttgtttttaatcacagctTATACATTAATAGGTACAGTTGTGTATGGTTTCATCCAGGCTTTTAAATTCCTTCACTCAAAGTGTAACTCTCATTGA